A region of the Massilia sp. erpn genome:
GGCACGCTGGCCGACAGCTTTCCCTTTTTTCTCGAAGTCTTCGATACCCTGGCGGATACGCACAGCTTCCGCCGGCTGGAGCGCGGCAATCTGGAAACCCTGCGCGGCTACGATCTGGGCCAGATCATGCGCCATCTTGGCCTGCCGGCATGGAAGCTGCTGCCCGTGGCGCGCCAGTTCCGCAGCCTGATGGCGCAGCACATCGCGCGCATCCAGCTGTTCGAGGGCATGCGCGAAATGCTGCGGGCCTTGGCGGCCGAAGGCCATGTGCTGGCCATTGTCACTTCCAATTCAGAAGACAATGTGCGCGCCGTACTGGGCGAAGATGCGCGCCTGTTCAGCCACTTCAAATGCGGGGCGGCCCTGTTGGGCAAGCGGCGCAAGCTGCGGCGCGTGATCGCCGACAGCGGCGTGGCGCGCGGGCAGGTGCTGTGCGTGGGCGACGAGGTGCGTGATATCGAGGCGGCGCAGGCCGAGGGACTGGATTTCGGCGCCGTCAGCTGGGGCTATGCCCGGCCCGACGTGCTGCAGGCGCGGGCGCCGAAGCTGCTGTTTGCCAGCGTGGCCGAAATGGCAGTGTTGTTGCGTAAACGATAAACGATCAGCGATTTACCGGGCGGCGCGCCGGATGGCCCTATAATCGCTGTTTTTTTGCACAATTTGACAGAGCAGGGCGCGGCAGGATCGGCGGGATCGGCGGCGCAGCAGGCTGGAATTACCAAAAGGATAAGCGTGAATCAAACACTGTTCCAGAAACTGACCCGCACCAAGCCGGTCGAAGCTCATGCCGAACAAGGCCAGAGCCTCGCCGCAGCAGGCCTGAGCCGCTCTATTGGCCTGTTCCCCCTGATGATGATCGGCGTCGGCGCCACCATCGGCACCGGGATTTTCTTCACCATGGTGGAAGCGGTGCCGAAAGCCGGCCCCTCGGTCGTGCTGTCCTTCCTGCTGGCGGCCATTACCGCCGGCCTGACGGCGTTGTGCTACGCCGAGCTGTCCTTCCGCATCCCGGCCTCCGGCTCCTCCTATTCCTTCGCCTACGCCACCGTGGGCGAATTCCTCGCCTTTATCATGGCGGCCTGCCTCTTGCTCGAATACGGGCTGGCGGCCAGCGCCACGGCGATCGGCTGGTCGGCCTATCTGAATA
Encoded here:
- a CDS encoding HAD-IA family hydrolase, whose product is MRYELLIFDFDGTLADSFPFFLEVFDTLADTHSFRRLERGNLETLRGYDLGQIMRHLGLPAWKLLPVARQFRSLMAQHIARIQLFEGMREMLRALAAEGHVLAIVTSNSEDNVRAVLGEDARLFSHFKCGAALLGKRRKLRRVIADSGVARGQVLCVGDEVRDIEAAQAEGLDFGAVSWGYARPDVLQARAPKLLFASVAEMAVLLRKR